From a single Thermus albus genomic region:
- a CDS encoding ABC transporter ATP-binding protein: MTHEDAYTKAFDRVLFARILRYVYPYRGQVALALLFLLLTTLTAALTPLFFKWAIDGALVPKEAKPLEERLALLLWVSLGFLLVRGVNFAATYGQTYLIQWVGQRVLFDLRSALFAKLMRLHPGFYDKNPVGRLMTRITSDVDAINQFITGGLVGVIADFFTILGLLAFMMVLSPKLTLVVLLVVPVLLWVTAWVRNGMRTAYREMRLRLARLNAALQENLSGVETIQLFVKEREREGKFDRLGRDLLEAWVEIVRWFALFFPIVGFLGDLAVAGLLFYGGGQVVQGMASLGLLVAFVDYTRQLFQPLQDLSDKFNLFQGAMASAERIFGVLDTEEELKDPPNPKPIQRFWGEVAFRDVWLAYTPKGVEPSERDWVLKGVSFRIAPGEKVALVGATGAGKTSVVSLIARFYDPQRGQVLIDGEDVRNYRQEDLRRHVGIVLQDPFLFSGTILDNLRLFDEAIPEEKVVEVARFLGVHEAILRLPQGYHTRVGERGAGLSTGEKQLLALVRALLASPDILLILDEATANVDSETERRLQEALYRAMEGRTSLIIAHRLSTIRRVDRILVFKKGRLVEEGTHEELLQRGGYYATLYRLQYAEG; the protein is encoded by the coding sequence GTGACCCACGAAGACGCCTACACCAAGGCCTTTGATCGGGTTCTCTTCGCCCGCATCCTCCGCTACGTTTACCCCTATAGGGGGCAGGTGGCCTTGGCCCTGCTCTTCCTCCTCCTCACCACCCTCACCGCGGCCCTCACGCCCCTTTTCTTCAAGTGGGCCATAGATGGGGCCCTGGTGCCCAAGGAGGCCAAACCCCTGGAGGAACGCCTCGCCCTGCTCCTTTGGGTGAGCCTGGGCTTCCTCCTGGTGCGGGGGGTGAACTTCGCCGCCACCTACGGGCAGACCTACCTGATCCAGTGGGTGGGGCAGAGGGTGCTCTTTGATTTGCGAAGCGCCCTCTTTGCCAAGCTCATGCGGCTCCACCCGGGCTTTTACGACAAAAATCCCGTGGGCCGCCTCATGACCCGCATCACCTCCGATGTGGACGCCATCAACCAGTTCATCACCGGGGGGCTCGTGGGGGTCATCGCCGACTTCTTCACCATCCTGGGCCTCTTGGCCTTCATGATGGTCCTAAGCCCCAAGCTCACCCTGGTGGTCCTCCTGGTGGTGCCCGTGCTCCTTTGGGTCACCGCCTGGGTGCGGAACGGCATGCGTACCGCCTACCGGGAGATGCGCCTGCGCCTGGCCCGCCTTAATGCGGCCTTGCAGGAAAACCTTTCCGGGGTGGAGACCATCCAACTTTTCGTGAAGGAGAGGGAGCGGGAGGGGAAGTTTGACCGCCTAGGCCGGGACCTCCTCGAGGCCTGGGTGGAGATCGTGCGCTGGTTTGCCCTGTTCTTCCCCATAGTGGGCTTCTTGGGGGATCTGGCGGTGGCGGGCCTCCTCTTCTATGGGGGGGGACAGGTGGTCCAAGGCATGGCTTCCTTGGGGCTTCTGGTGGCCTTTGTGGACTACACCCGTCAGCTTTTCCAGCCCCTACAGGACCTTTCCGACAAGTTCAACCTCTTCCAGGGGGCCATGGCCAGCGCCGAGCGCATCTTCGGGGTTTTGGATACGGAGGAGGAGTTAAAGGATCCCCCAAACCCCAAGCCCATCCAGCGCTTCTGGGGCGAGGTGGCCTTCCGGGACGTGTGGCTGGCCTACACCCCTAAGGGCGTAGAGCCCTCGGAAAGGGACTGGGTCCTGAAAGGGGTTTCCTTCCGCATCGCTCCGGGGGAGAAGGTGGCCCTGGTGGGGGCCACGGGGGCGGGTAAGACCAGCGTGGTGAGCCTCATCGCCCGCTTCTACGATCCGCAACGGGGCCAGGTGCTCATAGATGGGGAGGATGTCCGTAACTATCGCCAGGAAGATCTGAGGCGGCATGTGGGCATCGTCCTTCAGGACCCCTTTCTTTTCTCGGGCACCATTCTGGATAACCTGCGCCTTTTTGATGAGGCCATCCCCGAGGAAAAGGTGGTGGAGGTAGCCCGTTTCCTGGGGGTGCACGAGGCCATTTTGCGCCTGCCCCAGGGGTACCACACCCGGGTGGGGGAGAGGGGAGCGGGGCTTTCCACGGGGGAGAAGCAGCTTCTGGCCCTGGTGCGGGCCCTTCTGGCCAGCCCCGACATCCTCCTTATCCTGGATGAGGCCACGGCCAACGTGGACTCGGAGACGGAAAGGCGCCTCCAGGAGGCCCTCTATAGGGCCATGGAGGGAAGGACCTCCCTCATCATCGCCCACCGCCTTTCCACCATCCGCCGGGTGGACCGGATCCTGGTCTTCAAAAAAGGGCGGCTTGTGGAGGAGGGTACCCATGAGGAGCTCCTCCAGAGGGGAGGGTATTATGCCACCCTCTACCGGCTCCAGTACGCGGAGGGGTAG
- a CDS encoding bifunctional folylpolyglutamate synthase/dihydrofolate synthase, with protein sequence MVYREATEWLFTQRRQGERGLGRVKALLERLGHPEEAFSAVHVLGTNGKGSVVAYLEAAFRAMGLAYGAYTSPHLQDFRERIRTHLGLILEEEVVEFVAWAMGEAWPEPPGFFDLATAMAFHHFQRKGVALAVVEAGVGGEKDATNILPRVALTVLTNVGEDHLEALGGSLEAVAREKAGAFREGAPVITGARGEGLRVVQEVARARGSPLYLLDPEDPLFALPAPPALKGAFQEENARLAAAALRLLAFPEEAIAQALREARHPGRLERFLVEGVEVFLDGAHNPPAALALSREFPAYHLVFGAFPRKDVQGVLAHLLPQAKSVRYTRAGEGALGRELGEPFFEDPGEALAQALGRAREDGLPVLATGSLYLVGDLRARLLPGFGQNLP encoded by the coding sequence ATGGTCTACCGGGAGGCCACGGAGTGGCTTTTCACCCAGCGCCGCCAGGGGGAGCGGGGCCTGGGCCGGGTAAAGGCCCTCCTGGAGCGCCTGGGGCATCCGGAGGAGGCCTTTTCGGCGGTGCACGTGTTGGGCACCAACGGCAAGGGAAGCGTGGTGGCGTATCTGGAAGCCGCCTTCCGCGCCATGGGGCTGGCCTATGGGGCCTATACCAGCCCTCACCTCCAGGACTTCCGGGAGCGGATCCGCACCCACCTGGGCCTGATCCTCGAGGAGGAGGTGGTGGAGTTCGTGGCCTGGGCCATGGGGGAAGCCTGGCCGGAGCCCCCGGGGTTCTTTGACCTGGCCACCGCCATGGCCTTCCACCACTTCCAAAGGAAAGGGGTGGCCTTGGCCGTGGTGGAGGCGGGGGTGGGGGGGGAGAAGGATGCCACCAACATTCTCCCCCGGGTGGCCCTCACCGTGCTCACCAACGTGGGAGAGGACCACCTGGAGGCCTTGGGGGGGAGCCTCGAGGCCGTGGCCCGGGAGAAGGCGGGCGCCTTCCGGGAAGGGGCGCCGGTGATCACGGGGGCCAGGGGGGAAGGCCTAAGGGTGGTCCAGGAGGTGGCCCGGGCCAGGGGAAGCCCCCTTTACCTCCTGGACCCGGAGGACCCCCTCTTTGCCCTTCCCGCCCCGCCCGCCTTGAAGGGGGCTTTCCAGGAGGAAAACGCCCGTTTGGCGGCAGCAGCCCTAAGGCTTTTGGCCTTTCCCGAGGAAGCCATCGCTCAAGCCCTTCGGGAGGCCAGGCATCCAGGCCGTTTGGAGCGCTTCTTGGTGGAGGGGGTGGAGGTCTTTTTGGACGGGGCCCATAACCCTCCGGCGGCCTTGGCCCTAAGCCGGGAGTTTCCCGCCTACCACTTGGTCTTCGGTGCCTTTCCCCGGAAGGACGTGCAGGGGGTCTTGGCCCACCTCCTTCCCCAGGCCAAAAGCGTCCGCTACACCCGGGCCGGGGAAGGGGCCTTGGGGCGGGAGCTGGGGGAGCCCTTCTTTGAGGACCCGGGGGAGGCTTTGGCCCAGGCCCTGGGAAGGGCCAGGGAGGATGGTCTCCCCGTCTTGGCCACGGGCTCCCTTTACCTGGTGGGGGACCTGCGGGCCCGGCTACTCCCGGGCTTCGGCCAAAACCTTCCCTGA
- a CDS encoding response regulator transcription factor, which produces MIRVLLADDHALFRQGLKSLLEAEGDFRVVGEAKDGWEALRHALEARPDVILMDIQMPNLDGVQATQAILKEWPEAKVIILTMYRQDAYVFEAVKAGARGYLLKDTDASELIEAIRRVHAGEVLLDAELAGRIIQDFRAKKEASLPLHAELSEREIQILKLVAQGYTNLEIAAELQLSEKTVRNRLSEIFQKLHLNNRTQAALYAIREGLAGPEPQE; this is translated from the coding sequence GTGATTCGGGTACTGTTAGCGGACGACCATGCCCTCTTTCGCCAAGGGCTTAAAAGCCTTCTGGAGGCGGAAGGGGATTTCCGGGTAGTGGGGGAGGCCAAGGACGGCTGGGAAGCCTTACGGCATGCCCTCGAGGCTCGGCCCGATGTGATCCTCATGGACATCCAGATGCCCAACCTGGACGGGGTGCAGGCCACCCAGGCCATCCTCAAGGAGTGGCCTGAGGCCAAGGTGATCATCCTCACCATGTACCGCCAGGACGCCTACGTGTTTGAGGCGGTGAAGGCGGGGGCCAGGGGCTACCTCCTAAAGGACACCGACGCCAGCGAGCTCATTGAGGCCATCCGCCGGGTGCACGCCGGGGAGGTGCTCTTGGATGCCGAGCTGGCTGGGCGCATCATCCAGGACTTCCGGGCCAAGAAGGAAGCCAGCCTCCCCCTTCACGCGGAGCTTTCCGAGCGGGAGATCCAGATCCTCAAGCTGGTGGCCCAGGGGTACACCAACTTGGAGATCGCCGCCGAGCTACAGCTTTCCGAGAAGACGGTGCGGAACCGGCTTTCCGAGATCTTCCAGAAGCTTCACCTGAACAACCGCACCCAGGCGGCCCTGTACGCCATACGGGAAGGCCTGGCCGGGCCTGAGCCCCAGGAGTAG
- a CDS encoding M20/M25/M40 family metallo-hydrolase, with the protein MDPVRLLLELAPLAGEGVRGDFVAAHLPRARRDGLGNVWTGEGRVLLLAHLDTVLPPEPPRQAGERLYGPGVGDNSSGVVVLLSLPEIPGVVRGFTVGEEGLGNLRGARALVETLAPEMVVAVDGYLPGVVDRGLGSVRFRATFRGRGGHAWGDRGMPNPVFALAEGLSRLHALFKEVGSEASLNASGLYGGEAVNAIPQEASVLLEIRALEGEHLHRLYGEAQRVLWEVAGRHRVDLGLEVLGERPAGSTATPELLRAAEAALARIGEKPQFQPGSTDASAAIERGIPALALGVYRGGGAHTPEEWVLPQSLWEGREVLLAFLRALGLG; encoded by the coding sequence GTGGACCCGGTGCGGCTTCTTTTGGAGCTTGCTCCCTTGGCGGGGGAGGGGGTGAGGGGCGATTTTGTGGCCGCCCATCTTCCCCGGGCCCGGCGGGACGGCCTGGGGAATGTGTGGACCGGGGAAGGCCGGGTGCTTCTCCTCGCCCATCTGGACACGGTTTTGCCCCCAGAGCCCCCCAGGCAGGCGGGGGAGAGGCTCTACGGCCCCGGGGTGGGGGACAACTCCAGCGGGGTGGTCGTCCTCCTCTCCCTTCCCGAGATCCCGGGGGTGGTCCGGGGCTTCACCGTGGGGGAGGAGGGTTTAGGGAACCTTAGGGGGGCCCGGGCCCTGGTGGAGACCCTGGCGCCCGAGATGGTGGTGGCGGTGGATGGGTATCTGCCGGGGGTGGTGGACCGGGGCCTAGGCTCGGTGCGCTTCCGGGCTACCTTCCGGGGCCGGGGTGGCCACGCCTGGGGGGACAGGGGGATGCCCAATCCCGTGTTTGCCCTGGCGGAGGGGCTTTCCCGGCTGCACGCCCTTTTCAAGGAGGTGGGGAGCGAGGCCAGCTTGAACGCCAGTGGCCTCTATGGGGGCGAGGCGGTGAACGCCATCCCCCAGGAGGCCTCCGTGCTCCTAGAGATCCGGGCCCTGGAAGGGGAGCATCTCCACCGGCTTTATGGGGAGGCCCAGCGGGTTCTCTGGGAGGTGGCGGGCCGTCATCGGGTGGATCTGGGCTTGGAGGTTTTGGGGGAAAGGCCAGCGGGAAGCACGGCCACCCCAGAACTCCTTCGGGCGGCGGAAGCCGCCTTGGCCCGCATTGGGGAAAAGCCTCAGTTCCAGCCGGGTTCCACCGACGCCAGTGCCGCCATTGAGCGGGGCATCCCCGCCTTGGCCCTGGGGGTGTACCGGGGGGGCGGGGCCCATACCCCGGAGGAATGGGTGCTCCCCCAAAGCCTTTGGGAGGGGCGGGAGGTGCTCCTCGCCTTTCTCAGGGCCCTTGGCTTAGGATAG
- a CDS encoding acyl-CoA dehydratase activase-related protein: MRVGILKGFLSRRYLGFWEAYLKALGVEVVRAEASPARHQPYCLPVQELLAQVEALKAQGVDYLLLPDLQGGVESEKGGGQCPWLLDLEATLLRYFPGLPPVLKVPTELSERVLGRAGEVGHLLTQNPMLVGRALDRVRGFLKPPPPLKTPLGSVGVVAQPYLLEDEGFRKAVEEALAREGLIPYFPDLPPEKLREEGERLLPMDLPTDRELLGMVHYLHRLGRVKGLLLVVSYACPPIPGLLRKAARKLLKPHRLLTLGEDWTEALHSLRREIQEG; encoded by the coding sequence ATGCGTGTGGGCATCCTGAAGGGCTTCCTCTCCCGGCGGTACCTGGGTTTTTGGGAGGCGTATTTAAAGGCCTTGGGGGTGGAGGTGGTGCGGGCGGAAGCTTCCCCTGCCCGCCATCAGCCCTATTGCCTCCCCGTGCAGGAGCTCTTGGCCCAGGTGGAGGCCCTGAAGGCCCAAGGGGTGGACTACCTGCTCCTCCCCGACCTGCAAGGGGGGGTGGAGTCGGAGAAGGGCGGGGGGCAGTGCCCCTGGCTTTTGGACCTGGAGGCCACCCTCCTCCGCTACTTCCCGGGGCTTCCCCCGGTGCTCAAGGTCCCCACAGAGCTCTCCGAACGGGTCTTGGGCCGGGCGGGGGAGGTGGGCCACCTCCTCACCCAGAACCCCATGCTGGTGGGCCGGGCCCTGGACCGGGTGCGGGGGTTTTTGAAGCCCCCTCCTCCCCTCAAGACCCCTCTGGGGAGCGTGGGGGTGGTGGCCCAGCCCTACCTTTTGGAAGACGAGGGCTTCCGCAAGGCGGTGGAGGAGGCCTTGGCTCGGGAGGGGCTCATCCCCTACTTCCCCGATCTCCCCCCGGAGAAGCTGAGGGAGGAGGGGGAGAGGCTTCTTCCCATGGACCTTCCCACCGACCGGGAGCTTTTGGGCATGGTCCACTACCTTCACCGCCTGGGCCGGGTGAAGGGCCTTTTGCTGGTGGTTTCCTATGCCTGCCCTCCCATCCCTGGGCTTTTGCGCAAGGCCGCCCGCAAGCTTCTCAAACCCCACCGCCTCCTCACCTTGGGGGAGGATTGGACAGAGGCCTTGCACTCCTTGCGGAGGGAGATCCAGGAGGGCTAG
- a CDS encoding ABC transporter permease: protein MWSYVLRRLIGLIPVLFGITLLVFLFLQLIPGDPAQAILGERGTPEQLEALREKLGLNRPLYVQYLTFVRNVLTGDLGTSAVSTIPVAEELKRRWPATFELALAATLVAVVLGIPVGILAAVRKNSLLDTLSMSLSLVGVSMPVFWLGLLLVYLFAVNLHWLPTGGRLSTDLGIDFRPITGFLLLDGLLTLRLEVLGDALRHLILPALTLGTIPLAILTRITRSAMLEVLSQDYVRTARAKGLAERQVILKHALKNALLPVVTIIGLQFGTLLGGAILTETIFSWPGIGSYIYEGILNRDYPVVQAGVLVVATVFVLVNLLVDLSYALLDPRIQYR from the coding sequence ATGTGGAGCTATGTTTTGCGGAGGCTCATTGGCTTGATCCCGGTCCTTTTCGGGATCACCCTCTTGGTCTTTTTGTTCTTGCAGCTCATCCCCGGGGATCCGGCCCAGGCTATCCTAGGGGAAAGGGGCACACCGGAGCAGCTGGAGGCCCTCCGGGAGAAACTGGGGCTGAACCGGCCCCTCTACGTGCAGTACCTAACCTTTGTCCGGAACGTCCTCACCGGGGACCTGGGCACCAGTGCCGTTTCCACCATCCCCGTGGCCGAGGAGCTGAAAAGGCGCTGGCCCGCCACCTTTGAGCTGGCCTTGGCCGCCACCTTGGTGGCGGTGGTCCTGGGCATTCCCGTGGGCATCCTGGCGGCAGTGCGGAAGAATAGCCTTTTAGACACCCTTTCCATGAGCCTTTCCTTGGTGGGCGTGTCCATGCCCGTCTTTTGGCTCGGCCTCCTCTTGGTCTACCTCTTTGCGGTCAACCTTCACTGGCTGCCCACGGGCGGAAGGCTTTCCACGGATTTGGGCATTGATTTCCGCCCCATCACGGGCTTTTTGCTCCTGGATGGCCTCCTAACCCTACGGCTGGAAGTGCTTGGGGACGCCCTTCGCCACCTCATCCTCCCCGCCCTCACCCTGGGCACCATCCCCCTGGCCATCCTCACCCGCATCACCCGCAGCGCCATGCTGGAGGTCCTCTCCCAAGACTATGTCCGCACCGCCCGGGCTAAGGGTTTGGCCGAACGCCAAGTGATCCTGAAGCACGCCCTTAAGAACGCCCTTTTACCCGTAGTGACCATCATCGGCCTGCAGTTTGGCACCCTACTAGGCGGGGCCATCCTCACGGAAACCATCTTCTCCTGGCCGGGTATTGGCTCCTATATCTACGAAGGCATCCTCAACCGCGACTACCCCGTGGTCCAGGCGGGGGTACTGGTGGTGGCCACGGTGTTTGTCTTGGTCAACCTCCTGGTGGACCTCTCCTATGCCCTTTTGGACCCCCGCATCCAGTACAGGTGA
- a CDS encoding ABC transporter permease, translating into METPSRQAFRRFLKSPSGKVGLALTLFLVLLALLIPLLKPYDPTTDRNYLNRLSPPSWEHPFGTDHLGRDVFTRVLHGSRISLQVGVISVSIGLFLGTLLGLLAGFYRGRTELFVGWLADILLAFPGTLLAIAIVAVSGPSLQNAMLAIGIVQVPVYIRLARSMVLSLREQDFVQAAIALGAGNGRILFRHILPGTLAPLVVQATLSIGTATLEAAALGFLGLGAQPPAPEWGAMIADSFKGGYAMNAPWTMIFPGLFIMLTVLAFNLLGDGLRDALDPRSR; encoded by the coding sequence ATGGAAACCCCTTCTCGCCAAGCCTTCAGGCGTTTCTTGAAGTCCCCCTCCGGCAAGGTGGGCCTGGCCCTGACCCTATTCTTGGTGTTGCTGGCCCTGCTCATCCCTCTCTTGAAACCTTACGACCCCACCACCGACCGGAACTACCTGAACCGCCTTTCGCCCCCTTCCTGGGAACACCCCTTCGGCACCGACCACCTGGGCCGGGATGTCTTCACCCGGGTCCTCCACGGCAGCCGCATCTCCTTGCAAGTGGGGGTGATCTCCGTCAGCATTGGCCTCTTTCTGGGAACCCTCCTGGGACTTTTGGCAGGGTTTTACCGGGGAAGAACCGAGCTCTTCGTAGGTTGGTTAGCGGATATCCTCCTGGCCTTTCCCGGAACGCTGTTAGCTATCGCCATCGTGGCCGTGTCAGGACCCAGTCTACAAAACGCCATGCTGGCCATCGGCATCGTGCAGGTGCCCGTCTACATCCGCCTGGCCCGTTCCATGGTCCTCTCCTTAAGGGAGCAGGACTTCGTCCAGGCGGCCATAGCCCTGGGAGCAGGCAACGGACGGATCCTTTTCCGGCATATCCTTCCCGGAACCCTAGCCCCCCTGGTGGTCCAGGCCACCTTGTCCATCGGCACCGCCACCCTCGAGGCCGCCGCCTTGGGCTTCCTGGGCCTTGGGGCCCAGCCCCCTGCCCCCGAGTGGGGGGCCATGATCGCGGATAGCTTCAAGGGGGGCTACGCCATGAACGCCCCTTGGACCATGATCTTTCCCGGCCTTTTCATCATGCTGACCGTCTTGGCCTTCAACCTCCTTGGGGACGGCCTGAGGGACGCCCTGGACCCCAGGAGCCGCTAG
- a CDS encoding protease complex subunit PrcB family protein, protein MRKGPVFLLLLPLLVALSACELLEGTGYRVAEAQLLFPEATERWSYFYGEPREVKLGTQVLRLEKAQGESLWAVPGALWVNGSPVLREVGPALRPLAEAVRGVQGSLLEVRAYAPLRSSWLYDGVGWVRLTGSLREGERRTLVQPASYKTPDLYAFTGAETQVLLREVLARRGGRQVVVFELSEPVLRPLAFDPVPDGYRIGALQVQYGLKVEVVTPPPPAYRILDRGVNAAYQETEPRAFLANNPTRFAEVWNLVVGNRIPRPPAPSVDFRSKSVAAFFWGLKPTGGYGLEVVGVTYAAGTARVVLSLQSPRPGAIVTQALTSPYVLLELERVSRVVFTDPSGKVLAEARE, encoded by the coding sequence ATGAGAAAAGGGCCTGTTTTCCTCTTGCTCCTTCCCCTCCTCGTGGCCTTGAGCGCCTGCGAGCTTTTGGAAGGCACGGGTTACCGGGTGGCCGAGGCCCAACTCCTTTTCCCCGAGGCCACGGAGCGTTGGAGCTACTTCTATGGGGAGCCGCGGGAGGTCAAGCTCGGTACCCAGGTCCTGCGCCTAGAAAAGGCCCAAGGGGAAAGCCTCTGGGCGGTCCCTGGAGCCCTTTGGGTGAATGGAAGCCCGGTCCTCAGGGAGGTGGGCCCTGCCCTAAGGCCCCTGGCGGAGGCGGTGCGGGGGGTTCAGGGAAGCCTTCTCGAGGTGCGGGCCTATGCCCCCTTGCGCTCCAGCTGGCTTTACGACGGGGTCGGCTGGGTGCGGCTTACGGGAAGCCTTAGGGAAGGGGAACGGCGTACCCTGGTCCAACCCGCCAGCTACAAGACCCCGGACCTCTACGCCTTCACCGGAGCGGAAACCCAAGTCCTCCTGCGGGAGGTCCTGGCCCGCCGGGGGGGAAGGCAGGTGGTGGTCTTTGAGCTTTCCGAGCCAGTCTTAAGGCCCCTGGCCTTTGATCCCGTCCCCGACGGTTACCGGATCGGGGCCCTGCAGGTGCAGTACGGGCTTAAAGTGGAGGTGGTGACCCCGCCCCCACCCGCCTACCGCATCCTGGACCGCGGCGTCAACGCCGCCTACCAGGAAACCGAGCCCAGGGCCTTCCTGGCCAACAACCCCACCCGCTTTGCCGAGGTCTGGAACCTGGTGGTGGGCAACCGCATCCCCCGCCCTCCCGCCCCCAGCGTGGACTTCCGCAGCAAAAGCGTGGCCGCCTTCTTCTGGGGGCTTAAGCCCACCGGGGGGTATGGCCTCGAGGTGGTGGGGGTCACCTATGCCGCCGGCACCGCCCGGGTGGTCCTAAGCCTACAAAGCCCCAGGCCCGGGGCCATCGTCACCCAGGCCCTCACCAGCCCCTACGTGCTCTTGGAACTGGAAAGGGTGAGCCGGGTGGTGTTCACGGACCCCTCAGGGAAGGTTTTGGCCGAAGCCCGGGAGTAG
- a CDS encoding ABC transporter ATP-binding protein, producing MTGWSVAPLRRLGAYLAPYRGRYALGVLLGLLSIFFFVLSPYFLRLAVDAVGEGGPYGRYALLLVLSAGVSALLSYFMRRLAVVASRLVEYDLRKDLFHHLLRLDRDFYQRTRVGDLMNRLNTDLSAVREMVGPGIMMGSRLSFLVLLAFLSMYAVNLRLALYLTLLLPLIALTMFYLLRLVDRRYREAQEAFDRISTLAQEAFSGIRVVKGYALEGRMLSRFQELNRVYMGKSLALAKVEGPMHALLGFLMGFAFLTVLWVGGGMVVRGELTVGQLVQFNAYLAQLTWPILGLGWVMAMYQRGFTSLRRLLELLDQESAVRDQDPLPLAVADLSGEVRLEGVGLFRDGRWLLKDLTLTIPEGMTLGITGRTGSGKSLLAALIPRLLDPTEGRVYVGGYDVRRIPLATLRQAVGVAPQEPFLFSETLLENIAFGLETPDRERVEWAARLAGIHEEILAFPKGYETVLGERGVTLSGGQRQRVALARALAKRPKILVLDDALSAVDTETEARILQGLKGVLGRQTTFLISHRTATLRHADWIIVMDEGRIVEEGTHESLLEAGGLYAELDRIQRMEGEVEG from the coding sequence ATGACCGGTTGGTCAGTCGCTCCCTTGCGCCGCCTGGGGGCCTACTTGGCCCCCTACCGAGGGCGGTATGCCCTGGGGGTCTTGTTGGGCCTCCTCTCCATTTTCTTTTTCGTCCTAAGCCCTTACTTCCTGCGCCTGGCGGTGGACGCCGTGGGGGAGGGGGGACCATATGGGCGGTATGCCCTCCTATTGGTCCTCTCGGCGGGGGTTAGCGCCCTGCTTTCCTACTTCATGCGCCGGCTGGCGGTGGTGGCGAGCCGGTTGGTGGAGTACGACTTAAGGAAGGACCTATTCCATCACCTTCTCCGCCTGGACCGGGACTTCTACCAGAGGACCCGGGTGGGGGACCTGATGAACCGCCTCAACACCGACCTGTCCGCGGTGCGGGAGATGGTGGGCCCGGGCATCATGATGGGGAGCCGCCTTTCCTTTCTGGTCCTCCTGGCCTTCCTTTCCATGTACGCGGTGAACCTCAGGCTAGCCCTTTACCTCACCTTGCTCCTCCCCTTAATCGCCCTGACCATGTTCTACCTGTTGCGCCTGGTGGACCGCCGCTACCGGGAGGCCCAGGAGGCCTTTGACCGGATCAGCACCCTGGCCCAGGAGGCCTTCAGCGGGATCCGGGTGGTGAAGGGGTACGCCTTGGAAGGGCGCATGCTTAGCCGATTCCAGGAGCTAAACCGCGTCTATATGGGAAAAAGCCTGGCCCTGGCCAAGGTGGAGGGGCCCATGCACGCCCTCTTGGGCTTCTTGATGGGCTTTGCTTTCCTCACCGTGCTCTGGGTGGGCGGGGGGATGGTGGTCCGGGGCGAGCTCACCGTGGGCCAACTGGTGCAGTTCAACGCCTATCTGGCCCAGCTCACCTGGCCTATTTTAGGCCTGGGCTGGGTGATGGCCATGTACCAGCGGGGTTTTACCAGCCTGAGGAGGCTTTTGGAGCTTTTGGACCAGGAGTCCGCTGTCCGCGACCAGGACCCCCTACCCCTTGCCGTGGCCGATCTTTCCGGGGAGGTGCGCCTCGAGGGTGTGGGGCTTTTCCGGGATGGGCGCTGGCTTCTTAAGGACCTTACCCTCACCATACCCGAGGGCATGACCCTGGGGATCACCGGGCGCACGGGGTCGGGGAAAAGCCTCTTGGCGGCCCTCATACCCCGGCTCCTGGATCCCACGGAGGGGCGGGTTTACGTGGGGGGGTATGACGTGCGGAGGATTCCCCTTGCCACCCTGCGCCAGGCGGTGGGGGTGGCGCCCCAGGAGCCCTTCCTCTTCAGCGAAACCCTTTTGGAGAACATCGCCTTCGGCCTGGAAACCCCGGATCGGGAGCGGGTGGAGTGGGCGGCCAGGCTCGCCGGCATCCACGAGGAGATCCTGGCCTTCCCCAAGGGCTACGAGACGGTTTTGGGGGAGCGGGGGGTGACGCTTTCGGGAGGCCAGAGGCAGCGGGTGGCCTTGGCCAGGGCCTTGGCCAAAAGGCCCAAAATCCTGGTATTGGACGATGCCTTAAGCGCCGTGGACACGGAGACCGAGGCCCGGATCCTTCAGGGCCTGAAGGGCGTCTTGGGCCGCCAGACCACCTTCCTCATCTCCCACCGCACCGCCACCTTGCGCCATGCGGACTGGATCATCGTAATGGACGAGGGGAGGATTGTGGAGGAGGGAACCCATGAGAGCCTCCTCGAGGCCGGGGGCCTCTACGCGGAGCTGGACCGCATCCAGCGCATGGAAGGGGAGGTGGAAGGGTGA